The following DNA comes from Nocardioides sp. JQ2195.
CGAGCGGCCGACCTCGCAGGCCGACAGCAGCACCACGGCAGGCACGTTCGGCAGCGCATCGATGTCGTAGCCGAACCAGGGGCCGTCGGCGAGCTCCAGTCCCGAGAACAACGGGTTCTCCGCGGAGTGCCGCCCGTGCGCCGCGACGTGGAGGATGTCGACCTGCCCGGCCAGGGCGGTGACCTCCTTCGCGGTGGCGTCCTCCCCGGTCAGCACCCGGGCACCAGCCCAGCGCCGGGCCACCGCGGTCACCTCCTCGACCGCGCGCGGGACCCGTGGTCCGGCGACCAGCCCCACCCGGGTCAGGCCCAGCGGTTGCCGTCGAGCCCCCAGCCACGCGGTTGCCGAGCCGGCCACGGTGAGAGGCCGGCCGACCAGGCCGGGCAGCAGGCTCCACGGGGTCCCGGCCAACCCACCGGACGGAGTGGCCACCACGCACCGGTCGCCGAGGTGGTCGAGGAGCGGCGCCACGAGCAGGTCGGAGAGCGACTCCAGGCGCGCGGACAGTCCCTGACGCACCACGTCGGCCAAGCCGTCCGGCAGCTTCGACGCGGCCATGTCGAGGTCGGGCAGCAGGCCGGCCAACAGGGTGCGGACCCGCGCGAAGGAGCCCAGCTCGGTGACCCACTCGCCCTCGTCGGTCACCACCAGTCCGACCACCCGGTCGTCGCTGATCACCCACGCGACCAGCGCAGTGTCGGCGCCGAGCCCACGGCGTACGTCGTCCAACGGAGCCGGCTCGGTGACCTCGCCCGAGCCGGGGCTGTGCCAGGCTCGTTCCCGGACCCGACGCCGCAGCTCGGCCTCACGGCGCGGACGCGGCACCTTCACGTCGTCACCCCCGGCTTGCAGCTGCCTCAGCTCGGCGAGGTCGGCAGCGCTCTGGTCGTCGACCGGTGGCCGGACCGGCAGGATCCGGCTGGCCAGCATCCGGCCGCGTTCGGACCACTCGTAGAGCACGGCCGGGTCGTCGGCGTCGACGGCCAGGCCGAGACCGAGCACCGCGAGGCGCCGGCCCTGCCCCACCACGGCGGTCTGCAGGTCGAGGCTGCCGAAGGTGCTCTGCCAGGCATGCAGGTCGGAGACACCCGCACGGACCTGCTGCAGCGCCGAGCTGCGACGGCCCTGTGCGGTGGCCAGCTCGGTGCGTGCCGTGCGCGCCAGCAACCGCACCCCCAACGGCGACGAGCTGCCCAGCCGGACCCGGCGGATCCGTGCACCGGCGTCGTCGAGCAGCCCACGGCGGACGTGCACCCGAGCAGTGTGCAGGCGAACCAGCGCCGCCGCCGAGACCAGGCCCTGGTCGTCGAGGGCATCGGCGATCGAGTCTCCACGCGAGATCAGCGACGGCCCCTTGCGGCCGAGCTCGACCTCGGCGGCCAGGGCGACCGCGTCTGCGCGCACCCGCCACGCGTCGCTGCCCACCCGGTCGTAGAGCCTTCCTGCCAGACGCGCGGAGGCCAGTGCCTCGGCAGGGTCCGCGAGCACCAGGGTCCGGGCCAGCGCCAGCATCGCGTCTCCTCGGCGCTGGTGGAGACGACGGGAGGAGTAGGCGCGGGCAGCCTCGACGAGCGCGGCACGTCCCTCGGTCACCAGCCCGGCCGCGATCAACACCTCGGCACGATCCTGCTCGCAGGTGGCGCGCACGACCGGGCTCTCCTGGGCGAGCACCGCGTAGGCCTGGTTCATGCTCTTCAGAGCGGCTGCCAGCTCACCCACCAGGAGCTGGATGTAGCCCAGGTTGTGGATGGCCATGGCCGCAGAAGAGGCGTCTCCGGCCGCTGTGAACCTGGCTCCGGCCAGCTCGAAGTCGTCCATGGCCTCTCGGGTGCGCCCCTGTTGCAGGTACACACCGCCGCGGTTCAGGTGTGCGCGTCCCAGCGGGAGGTCGTCGGTCAGGGCGCCGATCGCGGACCTGAACCAGGTCAACGCCTCGTCGTTGTCGCCACGCAACATGTGGATCAAGGCGACCTGGCTGTGCACCAGCCCCTGGGTCTCAGCCTCGATCCCGGGCCGGGCGGCGACGTCGCGCAACAGCTCGAGCGCCTGGCGGGACTCACCGGTCTCACTCCGGACCAGGGCCAGGCTCAGGTCGATGCGGGCCAGCAGGTCCACGTCGTCACGGACCATGCCCCGGGCGCGTTCGAGCAGCTGCCTGGCTCGGGAGAACATCCCCCTGTTCATCGCGGCTACGCCGCGCTGATGCAGTTCCTCACTCGAGAGCACGCCCCATCATGGCGTGATCCCCGTGCAGTTCTCCACCACGGCCCACGCGCGCTTCACGGCCGTCTCCGGCGTCACGGTCTCGCCGGGAGCCTCGAGCTCGCCCTGGAGGTTGGCCGCCAGGATCCCGGCGAGCAACGGCGCCGCGAAGGACGTGCCGCTCCAGACCGCGAAGCCACCCCGGAAGTCGTCGGGATCGATCGAGTCGCGGGACCGGCCGTAGGCGGTCGTCGCCGCCATCGACTGGAACCCGCCCTGGAAGCCGGGCATCGTCGACATCACGGCAGCGCCGGGGACGTAGGTCCGGACCCATGGCCCCGCGTTGCTGAACAGGGCATCGGTGCGTTGATTGGGGTTGAGGGCACCGACCGACACGAGGGGTACGACGTCGGCGGCGGCGGCGTAGGGTCCCCGACCGTCGTGCCACGGGGTGAACGCGGCCGGGAAGAGCGGGCGACTGGTGGCGTCGTTCCCGGCCGAGCAGACCACCATCACGCCGCTGCGGCCCAGGTCCTCGAGGATGTCGTGCATGGTCGGGTCGAACAGCGCGTCCTCAGGCGTCTCGTGGTAGTAGCCCATCGACAGGTTGAGCACGTCGATGCGTCGCCCGCCCTCCTCTCCCTCGCGGTGCCGGCGAGCCAGCTCGGCGATCTGCGACAGGGCCAGGACGAGCTCCGACTCGACGATCGGTCCCTCCGACGAGACCACCCGCCAGGCCAGGATGTCGGCATCCGGGCAGGCCTGGTGCACCAGACCGCAGATGAAGGTGCCGTGGCCCGACAGCGTGTCGATGGATCCGTCGAGGGGTCCCACCAGGTCGCCCATGATCTCCGGGTCCGTTGCCTGGTCGGTGTGGCCGATCGGGCGACCGTCCAGCCTCACGTCGGTCTCGACCACTCCGTCGAGCCACGGGTGCGGGGCGCACCCGGTGTCGAGGACGGCCACCACCGGTCGCCGACCGGTCAGCTCCTCGTCGGTGCACCGGTGTGGCTTCGGCCCCACGTAGGCGATCGGTTGACGTCCTCCGCTGCCCGGCAGCCCGTAGGTCGACACCGCGGCCGAGCTGCTGCCACGGGCAGGGTTGCCCTGATGGAACGGGTTCCCCTGATGGAACGGGTTCCCTTGGTGGAACGGGTTGCCCTGGTGGAACGGGTTCGACTCGGTGGATGCCACCGAGATCACGTGGTCGAGCCCCACTCCCCGCAGCCGGTCGATGCCGTACTTCGCCCGCGCCTGTTGCAGCAGGATCCAACCGTCCGGGGCGAGGGCCGCTCGACGCGACGACACCGACAGGCTCACCCGCCTCACCCCGAAGCGCCCGTCGGTCGGCCCCCCGCCGTCGTCCGGGTCGACGTCCCACCCCAGGTCAGCCGCCACGTCGCGCAGCACGTCGAGGGTCTCTGCGTAGTCGTTGGCGAAGGAGATGGTCAGTCGCGGGCCGACGTACACCGTCGACCGGGGCTGCACTCCCTTGACCACCAGGGCCGTGGCCGGGTCGAGCACGCGGCCGTCGACCGGCGCGATCCGCCACTTGGGGGGCGGCTCGGGCTCGCGGTCGAAGGAACGATGCGGCTTGTCGACCTGCTCGGGCTCGTCGGGGCTCTTCGCCTGCATGGGGGGTCCTCAGATCTCGAAGGTCGGGGTGCCGAACGGCTTCAGCGCCCGGTCGTGGGGAGCGAGCTGCAGGCGGATGTGGCCGGCCGGCAGCCCGGTGAACTCGAAGCGGCCGGTGTCGTCGCTGTCCACCTGCCAGCTCCGCCCGTCGTCGGGCACGGTCACCGCCTGCACCCGCAGCGGCCCGGCCGGGGAGACCCAACCGTCCAGCCTGGCCTCACCCCCACCGGTGCCGACGGCCCGCACCAGCAGGTCGACGTCGTCGCTGCTGAAGCGCAATGTGTACGCCGCCGTGCCCCGCGCTCCGACCAGCTCGTCCTGGCGGGAGACCAGCACCATCAGCTCGAGGTCGAGATCGGTGCCCGCGAAGGCGGACTCGGCGGCCACCGCCGCCTGCATGCGCTCGACCATGCCGTCCGGCACCGGGTCCCGACGCTCCCAGACCTCGCGCACGAGGCCGAGGAGGGTGTCCCTGCCCATGTGTCCGTCCGTTCCCTTGATCATGAGAGGGCCTCCGAGTCGGCTCCGATGAGGGCGATCCGTAGCTTCGCCAAGCAGCGACTGCGCGTGGGGCCGATGCTGCCCACGGGCATGTCCAGCGTCTCGGCCACCTGGGTGTAGTTGGGCCGGTTCTCGAACGCGACGATCCGCAGCAGGCGGCGGCAACGCTCCGGGAGACCGTCCACCGCCCGCCACAACCGGTCCTGCTCGTCGGACTCCACGGCCTCGGACTCGGCCGAGCGTTGCCGCGGCAGGTGCACGGCGATGTCCTCGTCGTCGACCGGGATCGACTTCGCCTTCACCTTCGACAACCGCCAGGCCTCGCGCCGGGCCGTGGTGGTCAACCATCCGCCGACCGCGACGGGGTCGTCGATCGCGTCCCGGCGACGTACCAGCGCCAGCCAGGTGGTCTGCACGACGTCCTCGGCGAGGTCCGGAGGCAGGCGATAGGCCCGCACCACGTGCCACAGCACCGGGGTCATCACCTCCACCAGGCCGTGCAGCCCGGCTTCGCCGGTGTCGCCCTCGGACCAGCCACGGAAGCAGGAGGCAGCGTCCGCCCAGACCTGACCGGCCGGGCGCGCCGAGTCACGCGGAGGGGAGCTCATCACCTGCATTGTGGTCACACCAGTACAGGTGTGTCAGCACCTTCTGCAGATACCTCTGCGCCAGAAGTTCTTCCGATCCGTGTATCTGGCCGGCAGCGGGGTACTCCTGAGCCGACGAACGGGGCAACCGGGGACCGGCAGGTGCCGGGGCACACATCGAGTGACGTGGGGGTTCACTCGGCCGTGCCGCCCGGTAGCCTCGGCCGCGTGTCTTCCTCCACCGCCGCCCCGCTGACCGTCCGCACCATCTCGGCCGACGACCACCTGACCTTCCTGCGCGACCAGCGCTCGGCCAGCTTCCTGCAGACGCCCGCCTGGGGACAGGTGAAGGCCGAGTGGCGCCGGGAGTCGATCGGGTGGTTTCGGGACGCCTCGTCCCTCGGTTCCTCGACCCGGGGGTCGGGAGGCGAGGAGATGGTCGGCGCGGCGCTGGTGCTCTACCGCCAGCTGCCCAAGGTGAAGCGCTACCTGGCCTATCTCCCGGAGGGCCCGGTCATCGACTGGTCGGCCCCCAACCTCGCCTGCTGGCTGGCACCGATGGTCACCCACGTGCGCAAGGCCGGGGCGTTCGGCGTACGCATGGGTCCCCCGGTGGTCACCGCCCGCTGGTCGGCCGCCCAGGTCAAGGAGGGCATCGCGGACGACGCCGTACGCCGACTGGGCGAGGTCGCGCCGCTGGAGCGCGACCAGGTCGGCGCGCAGGTGGTCAGCCAGCTCAACGAGCTCGGCTGGAAGCAGCTGGTCGCCGAGGGCGGCTTCGCGGCCGGGCAGCCGCAGTTCAACTTCGTGATCCCGCTGCGCCACGAGGACGGCTCTGCGCGCACCGAGGACGACGTGCTCAAGGGGATGAACCAGCAGTGGCGTCGCAACATCAAGAAGGCCGCCAAGTCGGGGGTCGAGGTCACCCGTGGCGACGTGTCCTCCGCGGCCGACCTGGCGGCGTTCCACGACCTCTACGTGCACACCGCGCAGCGCGACCACTTCACACCGCGACCCCTGTCCTACTTCAGGACCATGTTCGACGCCCTCTCCGGGCAGGGCGAGGGCAACGAGATCCGGCTCTACCTCGCCCGGCACGAGGGTGACCTAGTGGCGGCGACGATCTGGATCCGCGTCGGTGCCCACACCTGGTACTCCTACGGCGCCTCGTCCACCGAGAAGCGTGACGTCCGCGGGTCGAACGCCGCCCAGTGGGCGATGATCCAGGACTCGCTGGCCGCCGGGGCCGACGTCTACGACCTGCGCGGGATCACCGACACCCTCGACGCCGACGACAGCCACGTCGGGCTGATCCAGTTCAAGGTCGGCACCGGTGGCGAGGCCGTCGAGTACGCCGGCGAGTGGGACTTCGCGATCAACCGGGCGATCCACAAGCTCTTCGAGCTCTACATGAGCAGGCGGTGACGCGATGTCCCTGACCCTCTACGTCGACGCGGCCCGGTTCCGCGCCAACCAGCACCGCATCCTGGCCACCCAGCCCGAGGTGGTGCCGGTGGCCAAGGGGAACGGCTACGGCCTGGGCAACGCCCAGCTGGCCGTCGAGGCGCGGCACCTCGGTGTCGACACGCTGGCCGTGGGCACCTACGCCGAGATCGCCGACGTGGAGAACGCGTTCCCCGGGTCGTTGCTGGTGCTCACCCCGTGGCGCTCCTTCGAGGCTCCCGCCGAGCCGAACCCGCGGTTGATCCACACCGTCGGACGCGTCGAGGACCTGGTCGGGCTGCTGCAACGCGACCCCGAGGCCCGCTTCGTCCTGGAGCGGATGACCTCCATGCTCCGCCACGGCTTCCAGCCCCGCGAGCTGCGCGAGGCGGGCGACCTGCTGCGCTCACACCCGCAGGCCCGCTTCGAAGGCGTCGCCTTCCACCTGCCCATGGAGGGTGCCTCCCACCTCTCCGAGGTGCAGCGCCTGATGACCGATGCGGTCGCCGCGGGACTTCCGCCCACCACCATCTGGGTCAGCCACCTCAGCGACTCCGAGCTGGTCCAGCTGGTCCGCACCTGGCCCGACTACACGATCCGACCGCGCATCGGCACCGACCTGTGGCTGGGTGACCGCGGTGCCTTGCAGGTGCGCTCGACCGTGCTCGACGTGCACCACGTCGAGAAGGGCGACCTCTTCGGCTACCGGGGACGTACGGCGCCCAAGGCCGGCACGATCCTCGTCGTCAGCGGAGGCACTGCGCACGGCATCGGTCTCGAGTCACCGACCGGTGCGAGCACGATCAAGGCCCGGGCCGGCGCGATCGCCCGCGGCGGCATGGATGCAGCCGGCTTCGTTCGGTCGCCGTACAGCATCGGCGGCAAGCAGCGGCTCTTCGCCGAGCCGCCCCACATGCAGGCCAGCATGCTGTTCAGCCCGCTCGGTGCTCCGGTGCCCGCGGTGGGCGACGAGATCGACGTGCGGGTCCGCTACACCGCGACGTCGTTCGACCGGGTCGTCATCGCCTGACCCTGCGGCACCCGTCGATGACCACCCGCCGGTCAACGCCGTTCGCAACCCCTCGACGACTCGACTCGACACACGTCGTTGCCTCGACGCCCACGGGCCACATCGCTTCCCGGGCCGCCGATGAGCACGTCCGGCATGAGTCCACCGAGGAGACGATCGTCTCCGCGGCCTCCGCGGATCGGGATGTCCGCGGCATCGCCCATGTAACCGCAGGAGTTCTCCTGGATCCGCAGGTAGGCCAGGGTGTCGTCCCCGCCCCGACCCTTGACCGAGCCCTTGCAGGCGTTCCACCCGATCTCGTCATTCCGCCGTGTCCCGAGGACTCGGGCCCACATGGCAAACACGTGGGTCCGCTCGAAGCCACGCACCGTGGAGGTGGAGCCCGACTTGCCCGGACGCGTCAACCTGAGACTGCCCGCGGCCAGGTCGAGATCGACGGCGCCTTGGTTGTAGCCGTGCCCGAGCCGCAGCAGGTCGTCGCCACGCTGGCCGGAGACCCGCATCGCAGTCCCGTCGCGCAGCCTGTCCGTCCGAAGCTGGAGGACGTCATTCCCGTCGCCAAGGGCCACGTGGTCGAGGGGAACGAGCGTGCTCAGGAACTCGCTCCGGGAGCCTCCGTGGAAGGAGATGCGACTGGAGCGGGCCTGTTGCAACTCGAACCGCTCCAGCGATGTCCACGTGGCGATCAGCGATCCGTCATGGCTGGCACGGCCCAACGAGTTGTCGAAGACCCACGTTCCACGCGGCTGGAGACGCACGACGGTCAGCTGGTCGGTGCCGCTTCCTGCCGTCCAGGCCGCCGGCACGAGCGCCCCGGTGACCTCGATCTCGTCAGCGCCGGCCCCCAGGTCGATGCGGTCGCCGTCCGGTCTCGCAGTGGTGCCACCGGTGAGGACGTAGTCGGCTCCGTCACCCGTGAGGATGCTGTCATGACCTTCGGCCGGGTCGGGCTCGTCCCAGTAACCGGCAGCCTCGACCCAGTCCCGGCCCGGTCCACCCAGGTAGGTGTCCTCCCCCGTGCCGAGGACGGCCGTGGGGACGACACCTCGCGCGGCTGTGGCGTCGACCGTGTCGTCGCCAGCCCCTGCCAGGATCTCGACACGACCAGGGTTGTGGGCATCCGCGATGTTCGTGACGCAGATCAGGTCGTCGCCGGCACCGGCGTGGACCTCGGAAGCGCCCTGGGTGACGATCACATCCACCCCGTCGGTGCCGGACACTGTCTGACCGGCTTGGCCGATGATGGTCGGAACCTCACCCCGGCATGACAACGGTTCAGCCTGCGCGGGGCTCCCGGCGGAGACAGGCGCGAGGATGAGAGCCACCGCAAGGGCGTTCACACCCGCTGCTGCGAGGCGACGATGCAACCCGCTCATGGCCCACCTCACTTCCTCCGTTTCCTCGACTCACCCTAGGAGGCCCGGGGCGAGTGCGTGGCCGAATCGTGAAGTCGCCGGGAGCGTGGAGGCTCGACTCCTTGGTGCCGCACCCGGTCGTGGCGCGGCACCAGGATGTCGCGGACGACGATCGCGACCAGATAGACCTCGCACGCCATCCGGAGCACGATCGCCAGCCAGTAGAAGCCGGCGTGGTCCCCCGAGCCGGGCTGCAGGAAACCGCCGAGATACCACCAGACAGCGCAGAAGTAGAGGAGCTCACCGGACTGCCAGATGATCTGGTCGCGCCACCGCGGACGGGCCAGCACGGCCAGGGGCAGCAGCCAGAGCACGTACTGCGGTGAGTAGACCTTGTTGACCAGCAGGAAGCCGGCCACCACGAGGAAGCCCAGCTGGGCCAGCCGTGGCGTCTGGGGGGCGAGCAGCCCGATCACCAGGACCGCCGCGCACCAACCGATGAAGAAGATCCACGAGGCCTTGTTGATCTCGTGGTCGCT
Coding sequences within:
- a CDS encoding CHAT domain-containing protein: MFSRARQLLERARGMVRDDVDLLARIDLSLALVRSETGESRQALELLRDVAARPGIEAETQGLVHSQVALIHMLRGDNDEALTWFRSAIGALTDDLPLGRAHLNRGGVYLQQGRTREAMDDFELAGARFTAAGDASSAAMAIHNLGYIQLLVGELAAALKSMNQAYAVLAQESPVVRATCEQDRAEVLIAAGLVTEGRAALVEAARAYSSRRLHQRRGDAMLALARTLVLADPAEALASARLAGRLYDRVGSDAWRVRADAVALAAEVELGRKGPSLISRGDSIADALDDQGLVSAAALVRLHTARVHVRRGLLDDAGARIRRVRLGSSSPLGVRLLARTARTELATAQGRRSSALQQVRAGVSDLHAWQSTFGSLDLQTAVVGQGRRLAVLGLGLAVDADDPAVLYEWSERGRMLASRILPVRPPVDDQSAADLAELRQLQAGGDDVKVPRPRREAELRRRVRERAWHSPGSGEVTEPAPLDDVRRGLGADTALVAWVISDDRVVGLVVTDEGEWVTELGSFARVRTLLAGLLPDLDMAASKLPDGLADVVRQGLSARLESLSDLLVAPLLDHLGDRCVVATPSGGLAGTPWSLLPGLVGRPLTVAGSATAWLGARRQPLGLTRVGLVAGPRVPRAVEEVTAVARRWAGARVLTGEDATAKEVTALAGQVDILHVAAHGRHSAENPLFSGLELADGPWFGYDIDALPNVPAVVLLSACEVGRSSVRFGEELIGMTAAWLHAGARCVIASPTAVADDAAHDVLTQLHAGLAAGLDPAAALAAAVAKGASSGAGSGSAGSGSAGSGSAGSGSAGSGSAVAPFVCFGAAW
- a CDS encoding S8/S53 family peptidase, with product MQAKSPDEPEQVDKPHRSFDREPEPPPKWRIAPVDGRVLDPATALVVKGVQPRSTVYVGPRLTISFANDYAETLDVLRDVAADLGWDVDPDDGGGPTDGRFGVRRVSLSVSSRRAALAPDGWILLQQARAKYGIDRLRGVGLDHVISVASTESNPFHQGNPFHQGNPFHQGNPFHQGNPARGSSSAAVSTYGLPGSGGRQPIAYVGPKPHRCTDEELTGRRPVVAVLDTGCAPHPWLDGVVETDVRLDGRPIGHTDQATDPEIMGDLVGPLDGSIDTLSGHGTFICGLVHQACPDADILAWRVVSSEGPIVESELVLALSQIAELARRHREGEEGGRRIDVLNLSMGYYHETPEDALFDPTMHDILEDLGRSGVMVVCSAGNDATSRPLFPAAFTPWHDGRGPYAAAADVVPLVSVGALNPNQRTDALFSNAGPWVRTYVPGAAVMSTMPGFQGGFQSMAATTAYGRSRDSIDPDDFRGGFAVWSGTSFAAPLLAGILAANLQGELEAPGETVTPETAVKRAWAVVENCTGITP
- a CDS encoding sigma-70 family RNA polymerase sigma factor, whose protein sequence is MSSPPRDSARPAGQVWADAASCFRGWSEGDTGEAGLHGLVEVMTPVLWHVVRAYRLPPDLAEDVVQTTWLALVRRRDAIDDPVAVGGWLTTTARREAWRLSKVKAKSIPVDDEDIAVHLPRQRSAESEAVESDEQDRLWRAVDGLPERCRRLLRIVAFENRPNYTQVAETLDMPVGSIGPTRSRCLAKLRIALIGADSEALS
- a CDS encoding peptidoglycan bridge formation glycyltransferase FemA/FemB family protein, translated to MSSSTAAPLTVRTISADDHLTFLRDQRSASFLQTPAWGQVKAEWRRESIGWFRDASSLGSSTRGSGGEEMVGAALVLYRQLPKVKRYLAYLPEGPVIDWSAPNLACWLAPMVTHVRKAGAFGVRMGPPVVTARWSAAQVKEGIADDAVRRLGEVAPLERDQVGAQVVSQLNELGWKQLVAEGGFAAGQPQFNFVIPLRHEDGSARTEDDVLKGMNQQWRRNIKKAAKSGVEVTRGDVSSAADLAAFHDLYVHTAQRDHFTPRPLSYFRTMFDALSGQGEGNEIRLYLARHEGDLVAATIWIRVGAHTWYSYGASSTEKRDVRGSNAAQWAMIQDSLAAGADVYDLRGITDTLDADDSHVGLIQFKVGTGGEAVEYAGEWDFAINRAIHKLFELYMSRR
- a CDS encoding alanine racemase; its protein translation is MSLTLYVDAARFRANQHRILATQPEVVPVAKGNGYGLGNAQLAVEARHLGVDTLAVGTYAEIADVENAFPGSLLVLTPWRSFEAPAEPNPRLIHTVGRVEDLVGLLQRDPEARFVLERMTSMLRHGFQPRELREAGDLLRSHPQARFEGVAFHLPMEGASHLSEVQRLMTDAVAAGLPPTTIWVSHLSDSELVQLVRTWPDYTIRPRIGTDLWLGDRGALQVRSTVLDVHHVEKGDLFGYRGRTAPKAGTILVVSGGTAHGIGLESPTGASTIKARAGAIARGGMDAAGFVRSPYSIGGKQRLFAEPPHMQASMLFSPLGAPVPAVGDEIDVRVRYTATSFDRVVIA